One Benincasa hispida cultivar B227 chromosome 5, ASM972705v1, whole genome shotgun sequence genomic window carries:
- the LOC120077790 gene encoding protein RRP6-like 3 — protein MELQHKLKIALVVASFAALTILFTAGRRRKRRSVRTSCYLRDDQKPQYAFKCVLADNSYSQFKHLKLNPNKDLDVNSHPYESEILSLLENSKPEFDFISERTDLTLSDTYVWVETESQLEELLDVLNKETVFAVDTEQHSLRSFLGFTALIQISTPKEDYLVDTIALHDSMSLLRPIFANSRICKVFHGADNDILWLQRDFHIYVVNLFDTAKACEVLSKPQKSLAYLLETYCGVATNKMLQREDWRQRPLPADMVQYARTDAHYLLYIANCLLSELKQVNENTSTDDKFNFLLEASRRSNMTCLQLYSKETEGSPGESAASSISSRHLNSQGGSMLVSCKTQFQDHVRRLCAWRDLMARVHDENLRYVLSDQAIVALANQVSKNTGELYATIAQADLNVDLSSSLYLPSPSPVVCSHLDDIHCLLHDKSGDLDDIFLGILQNCIGSNGSCPLSIFNYALLVKYNLKMMTISKQSDRKNAKQISKKASRELFVQKFSCKSPVYHNCRIYANDGRLLCYCDRRKLEWYLRRELAELIADDPPAIKLLFEPKGRPEDEGNDFYIQSKKNICVGCGEGNHYLRYRIIPSCYRIHFPEHLKSHRSHDIVLLCVDCHEAAHAAAEKHKRELAAEFGIPLFVRRVVDTKEAFDMAEPSDSGTDVQEEGVSPLELRTAAMALLRHGPRMPSKRQEELMLIVMRYYGRREISEEDLEKALLVGMSPHEKRRLQKKKGLALKHSAQSVFPAAEHQNGGCNIDTSTVVNSSVDVKNHMNADSGSVSETCLPGGEVSFSDDGYAKTVQPKFNPKLSLLGHGPHGKLVVDHLLREYGEDGIRQFCQRWRQVFVAAIQPRFLPAGWDVNHSGKRDFGEFSLYNPIKKASLANE, from the exons ATGGAACTTCAACACAAGCTCAAAATCGCTCTAGTTGTAGCGTCTTTCGCAGCGCTTACGATCTTATTTACTGCCGGACGGCGCCGGAAGCGAAGGAGCGTTCGTACTTCGTGTTATTTACGAGATGATCAGAAGCCTCAGTACGCATTTAAATGTGTCTTGGCTGACAATTCTTATTCACAGTTCAAGCACTTGAAGCTCAATCCGAATAAAG ATCTTGATGTAAACTCGCATCCCTACGAGTCAGAAATACTATCATTGCTAGAAAATTCGAAGCCTGAATTCGATTTTATTAGTGAAAGAACAGATTTAACTTTGAGTGACACTTATGTTTGGGTTGAAACCGAGTCCCAATTGGAAGAACTCCTGGATGTGTTGAATAAAGAAACGGTGTTCGCTGTTGATACCGAGCAGCACAGTCTAAGATCCTTTCTGGGTTTCACTGCTTTAATACAG ATTTCTACACCCAAGGAAGATTATTTGGTTGACACTATAGCTCTACACGATTCAATGAGTCTTCTACGTCCTATCTTTGCTAATAGTCGTATTTGCAAG GTGTTTCACGGTGCTGATAATGACATTCTATGGCTACAAAGGGACTTTCATATATATGTAGTCAATTTATTTGATACTGCAAAG GCATGTGAAGTGTTATCAAAACCTCAGAAATCATTGGCCTATTTACTTGAAACTTATTGTGGTGTAGCTACGAACAAAATGTTGCAG CGAGAAGATTGGAGACAACGACCCTTACCTGCAGATATGGTGCAATATGCTAGGACAGATGCCCACTATCTCCTATATATTGCAAACTGTTTACTCTCTGAGCTGAAACAGGTTAATG AAAACACTTCCACCGATgataaattcaattttcttctcGAGGCTAGTCGGCGATCAAACATGACTTGTTTGCAACTCTATTCAAAAGAGACTGAAGGTTCTCCTGGAGAGTCTGCTGCATCATCAATATCTTCCCGTCATTTAAACAGTCAAGGTGGTAGTATGTTAGTTTCCTGTAAAACTCAG TTTCAGGATCATGTGAGGAGATTATGTGCTTGGCGAGACTTAATG GCCCGAGTTCATGATGAGAACCTGAGATATGTCTTGTCAGATCAGGCCATTGTAGCGCTTGCTAATCAAGTGTCAAAAAATACGGGGGAATTATATGCAACTATAGCACAAGCTGATTTGAATGTAGATTTGAGTTCGAGTCTATATCTTCCATCTCCCTCCCCTGTTGTTTGCAGCCATTTGGATGATATCCACTGTCTCCTCCATGACAAGTCTGGCGACCTTGATGatatctttttggggattttaCAGAACTGCATAGGTTCTAATGGTAGCTGCCCCCTTTCTATATTTAATTATGCACTATTGGTTAAGTATAATCTAAAAATGATGACAATATCTAAACAAAGTGATAGAAAGAATGCAAAGCAAATATCTAAAAAAGCTTCTAGAGAGCTTTTTGTGCAGAAGTTTTCCTGCAAGTCTCCAGTTTATCATAATTGTAGGATTTATGCAAATGATGGACGCTTGCTTTGCTACTGTGATCGGCGAAAACTCGAATG GTACTTGCGCCGAGAGTTGGCAGAGCTTATTGCTGATGATCCTCCTGCCATAAAGCTTCTTTTTGAACCTAAAGGCCGTCCAGAAGATGAGGGCAATGACTTCTATATCcagagtaaaaaaaatatatgtgttGGCTGTGGTGAAGGAAACCACTATTTACGCTATCGAATTATCCCCTCATGCTACAGAATACACTTTCCTGAGCATTTAAAAAGTCATCGTTCTCATGACATTGTGCTACTCTGTGTGGACTGCCATGAAGCTGCCCATGCTGCTGCTGAGAAGCACAAGAGAGAGCTTGCTGCAGAATTTGGAATTCCTCTTTTTGTTCGTAGAGTGGTTGATACTAAGGAAGCGTTTGATATGGCTGAGCCATCAGACTCGGGAACCGATGTTCAGGAGGAAGGTGTGTCACCTTTAGAATTGAGAACAGCTGCTATGGCCCTATTGAGGCATGGACCAAGAATGCCATCAAAGCGTCAAGAGGAACTCATGCTT ATTGTCATGAGATACTATGGGCGGAGGGAGATATCTGAAGAAGATTTGGAAAAGGCTCTGCTCGTTGGCATGAGTCCTCATGAGAAAAGACGACTCCAGAAGAAAAAGGGTCTGGCTCTCAAACACTCTGCACAGAGTGTTTTTCCAGCTGCTGAGCATCAGAATGGTGGTTGTAACATTGACACGTCCACTGTGGTCAATTCATCAGTTG ATGTTAAGAATCACATGAACGCAGATAGTGGTAGCGTGTCTGAAACATGTCTGCCTGGGGGAGAGGTCAGCTTTTCTGATGATGGCTATGCTAAAACTGTTCAACCGAAATTCAATCCAAAATTATCACTCTTGGGACATGGACCACATGGTAAACTAGTTGTGGATCATCTACTGAGGGAATATGGCGAGGATGGTATCCGACAGTTTTGTCAAAGGTGGAGACAAGTGTTTGTTGCTGCTATTCAGCCTCGTTTCTTACCCGCTGGTTGGGATGTCAATCATAG TGGTAAAAGGGACTTCGGCGAATTTAGTTTGTACAATCCTATAAAGAAAGCTTCCCTTGCTAATGAGTAG